The proteins below are encoded in one region of Equus przewalskii isolate Varuska chromosome 1, EquPr2, whole genome shotgun sequence:
- the NANOS1 gene encoding nanos homolog 1 gives MEAFPWAPRSPRRGRAPPPMALVPSARYVSAPGPAHPQPFSSWNDYLGLATLITKAVDGEPRFGCARGGGDGGGGGSPPSSSSSSCCSPHAGAGPGALGPALGPADYDEDEDDDSDEPGSRGRYLGGALELRALELCAGPAEAGLLEERFAELSPFAGRAAAVLLGCAPAAAAETAPRDERAPAWAPEPRLHAASGAAAARLLKPELQVCVFCRNNKEAVALYTTHILKGPDGRVLCPVLRRYTCPLCGASGDNAHTIKYCPLSKAPPPPAARPPPRSARDGLPGKKLR, from the coding sequence ATGGAGGCTTTCCCCTGGGCGCCCCGCTCGCCCCGCCGCGGCCGCGCCCCCCCGCCCATGGCGCTCGTGCCCAGCGCCCGCTACGTGAGCGCCCCGGGCCCGGCGCACCCGCAGCCCTTCAGCTCGTGGAACGACTACCTGGGGCTCGCCACGCTCATCACCAAGGCGGTGGACGGCGAGCCGCGCTTCGGCTGCGcccgcggcggcggcgacggcggcggcggcggctccccgccctcctcttcctcctcgtcCTGCTGTTCTCCCCACGCGGGGGCCGGGCCCGGGGCGCTGGGGCCGGCGCTGGGGCCGGCCGACTACGACGAAGACGAGGACGACGACAGCGACGAGCCGGGTTCCCGGGGCCGCTATCTGGGGGGCGCGCTGGAACTGCGCGCGCTGGAGCTGTGCGCGGGCCCCGCCGAGGCCGGGCTGCTGGAGGAGCGCTTCGCGGAGCTGAGCCCGTTCGCCGGTCGCGCCGCCGCCGTGCTGCTGGGCTGCGcacccgccgccgccgccgagacGGCGCCGCGCGACGAGCGGGCCCCGGCGTGGGCGCCCGAGCCCCGGCTGCACGCCGCCTCGGGGGCGGCCGCCGCCCGGCTGCTCAAGCCTGAGCTGCAGGTGTGCGTGTTCTGCCGGAACAACAAGGAGGCGGTGGCGCTCTACACCACCCACATCCTGAAGGGACCCGACGGGCGAGTGCTGTGCCCGGTCCTGCGCCGCTACACGTGTCCCCTGTGCGGCGCCAGCGGAGACAACGCGCACACCATCAAGTACTGTCCGCTCTCCaaagcgccgccgccgcccgccgcccgcccgccgccgcgcAGCGCCAGGGACGGCCTGCCGGGCAAGAAGCTGCGCTGA